The genome window CACGCTGGAATTGATGGCCCGCCGGCGCACCAGCCCGATAATGCGCGCGGCGATATGGTCGCAGTAGACGACCGCATTGTCGTACTCGTTATAAACGGCGCACTGTTGCGGGTCAAGATTGCGGCAGTCGCCTTTGAAAATATCGAAATTGCCGGGATAGCGTTTTTTGTAGGCGGTGTGCGCGCCCATAAGATGCAGAACGATGAATTTTTTTTCGGACGGCGCGTTCAGCGCGTTGTCCAGCTCGCGCAGCAACTGCTCGTCGGAAGTGTTGACTGCCGGGTCGGTGTTTATAAAGGAGCGGTAATCCGCGCCGCGCCCTATTACCGCAACAACGTTGTCCGTCACGCCGCGCGGCTGCTGGTTGGAAAGCCAGTAGGTTTTAAAGCCCGCTTTGCGGATATAGTCGAGCCACATGACGGGCCTGCCTGCGGCGTCTTTATAGGAAAGCATTTCCATTACCACCGGAATGGTGTGCGCGTGGTGGGAGTATACCGCGTCGAACGCAAAAAGCTGCGGGGCCAGTTTGCTCAGGTCCGGCGTGGTGGGCCGGCGGTATCCGTAAAGCCCCATCCGCGCCCGGCTGAGCGATTCCCCAAGCACCAGCACATGGGTTTCCTGGCCCGAGATCATCGCGCGGACCGGCTCCGGCACGGTTTTGCGCGCGACGGCCGCTTTATAATCCTGAAGGCAGCGGAAATAGCTGCGGCTTTCCAGCCCGATAATGCTGATGACATTCCATTTCAGGGCCGTTTGCCGCGCGGGCGCAATGGCAAGCAGCAGCCCGGCCGCCAGCGTAAACCCGACGGCTGTTTTCAGCAATCTGCGGCCGCTTGAGTTTTTGGCCGCCGCGAAGACCGCCGCCAGGCCCGTCAGCGTGAGCAGCGCGAAAACGATTGTCGGCGCGTCCGGCCTGAAGTAGCCGGCGGCGTACTCCTGCGCTTCGGCCCAGTTTGTTTCGAACAGCACGAACACGGTGGTGCCGTTGACGTTCGCCCCGTAAAGGCCCACATAGAAAAGCAGCAGGTATCCGAGCGGAGCGGCCGCTATGGCCGATAAAACCGCCCCCGCGCGCCGCCCGGCCAGAAACAGCGGCAGAAAAAGCGGTATTGAAAACAGGCCGCCGTACAAAAGGAGAAAAAATTCCCCGCACGAGA of Elusimicrobiaceae bacterium contains these proteins:
- a CDS encoding phosphoethanolamine transferase, yielding MRFIAKFPSATYLAGITLLFAAPFIAALFTGKLSCGEFFLLLYGGLFSIPLFLPLFLAGRRAGAVLSAIAAAPLGYLLLFYVGLYGANVNGTTVFVLFETNWAEAQEYAAGYFRPDAPTIVFALLTLTGLAAVFAAAKNSSGRRLLKTAVGFTLAAGLLLAIAPARQTALKWNVISIIGLESRSYFRCLQDYKAAVARKTVPEPVRAMISGQETHVLVLGESLSRARMGLYGYRRPTTPDLSKLAPQLFAFDAVYSHHAHTIPVVMEMLSYKDAAGRPVMWLDYIRKAGFKTYWLSNQQPRGVTDNVVAVIGRGADYRSFINTDPAVNTSDEQLLRELDNALNAPSEKKFIVLHLMGAHTAYKKRYPGNFDIFKGDCRNLDPQQCAVYNEYDNAVVYCDHIAARIIGLVRRRAINSSVLYLSDHGEDVYDTGNFFGHAEALNTRYMHDVPFILWLSDQYRVKNPKLVKLLPGQLHKPYRTDSLIYSLFDLLNIKFDAFRPQYSLFNPAYNPALAAQTGGK